A section of the Subtercola frigoramans genome encodes:
- a CDS encoding UbiA family prenyltransferase has translation MTETGSPRRTPNRGDNVALALIAACHPGPTAAVTTLSVILAIAIGLSPLRIVGVGAAILAGQLAIGWSNDWLDARRDVEAGRTDKPVVTGAVAVSTVRTAFIVAALAVIPLSFALGADAAAASIVLTASGLSYNLWLKKTQYSWLPYAVSFGLLPLVVTFAATPPAVAAWWVVATGSLLGLAAHFANVLPDLEDDRAAGVNGLPHRVGRVGSGLFAFGSLLLASVMVTFGGMMMPAAGAAPGTPSRSSDAAVAAGATPGLLGLLGFAIGLVIAAFGVWLVLTRPPSRLLFQLIIASALIDVVLLALSGSHLLA, from the coding sequence GTGACCGAAACCGGTTCGCCCCGCCGCACCCCCAATAGGGGTGACAATGTGGCATTGGCCCTCATCGCAGCGTGCCATCCCGGCCCGACGGCCGCGGTCACCACCCTGTCGGTCATCCTCGCCATCGCGATCGGGCTGTCACCTCTACGGATTGTCGGCGTGGGTGCTGCCATCCTGGCGGGCCAACTCGCGATCGGGTGGTCGAACGACTGGCTGGATGCCCGGCGCGATGTCGAGGCCGGCAGGACCGACAAGCCCGTCGTCACCGGGGCCGTCGCCGTGTCGACCGTGCGAACGGCGTTCATCGTGGCCGCACTGGCGGTCATCCCGCTGTCGTTCGCACTGGGTGCCGACGCTGCTGCTGCGAGCATTGTTCTGACGGCCTCAGGGCTTTCGTACAACCTGTGGCTCAAGAAGACGCAGTATTCGTGGCTGCCGTACGCCGTGAGTTTCGGATTGCTGCCGTTGGTGGTCACGTTCGCAGCGACTCCCCCGGCCGTTGCGGCGTGGTGGGTGGTTGCAACGGGCTCCCTGCTGGGGTTGGCGGCCCATTTTGCCAACGTGCTTCCTGACCTCGAGGATGACCGAGCCGCAGGGGTGAACGGGCTGCCGCACCGGGTCGGACGCGTCGGGTCTGGCCTGTTTGCCTTCGGTTCGCTTCTCCTGGCCTCGGTGATGGTCACGTTCGGCGGCATGATGATGCCAGCCGCCGGCGCTGCGCCGGGCACGCCCTCCCGCTCCAGCGACGCAGCGGTCGCCGCTGGTGCGACACCAGGCCTACTCGGCCTACTCGGCTTTGCCATCGGGTTGGTGATCGCGGCGTTCGGAGTGTGGCTGGTACTGACCCGGCCACCGAGCAGGCTGCTGTTCCAGCTGATCATCGCCAGTGCGCTGATCGACGTGGTGCTGCTTGCACTGTCGGGCTCACATCTGCTCGCCTGA
- a CDS encoding sulfate/molybdate ABC transporter ATP-binding protein encodes MTFTIRARVDARGLDLELAVADGETVAILGPNGAGKSTLLAIAAGLLIPDSGRATLDDRTLFDLPGTNRGGTAAANVTRTAPRSVWLAPHARGISLLAQEALLFPHLSVLDNVAFGPRSHGQSAREARRSALRWLDEVDARDLAERKPTELSGGQAQRIALARALASEPALLLLDEPLSALDVAVAPTLRRTLRRVLEGRSALIVTHDILDAYLLADTVVIVEDGRIVEHGSTTEVFERPRSGFAADLAGLVVVRSDGETRAVRPSAVTLWLAEPVPDAHRTVLMGHIRDVEPRGDVVRVHSDVVAADLHPRCAAELDLVPGQRAWFSYVTDDAQAYPSPGG; translated from the coding sequence GTGACCTTCACGATTCGAGCGAGAGTGGATGCCCGGGGTCTCGACCTCGAACTGGCCGTCGCCGATGGCGAGACGGTCGCCATTCTCGGGCCGAACGGCGCCGGCAAATCGACGCTGCTCGCCATCGCGGCCGGGCTCCTCATCCCCGACAGCGGTCGCGCCACCCTCGATGACCGGACGCTCTTCGACCTGCCAGGCACGAACAGAGGTGGGACCGCTGCCGCCAACGTCACCCGCACCGCCCCTCGCTCGGTGTGGCTCGCTCCCCATGCCCGCGGCATCTCGCTCCTCGCTCAGGAGGCGCTCCTCTTCCCGCACCTCAGCGTGCTCGACAATGTCGCCTTCGGCCCGCGCAGTCACGGGCAGAGCGCTCGCGAGGCCCGCCGTTCAGCGCTTCGCTGGCTCGACGAAGTGGATGCCCGTGACCTCGCTGAGCGCAAGCCCACCGAGCTCTCGGGTGGCCAGGCCCAGCGCATCGCCCTTGCTCGTGCGCTTGCGTCGGAGCCCGCGCTGCTCCTGCTCGACGAACCGCTCTCTGCCCTCGACGTGGCCGTGGCGCCGACTCTCCGCAGGACACTCCGGCGGGTTCTCGAGGGCCGCAGCGCACTCATCGTCACCCATGACATCCTCGACGCCTACCTGCTCGCCGATACGGTCGTGATCGTCGAAGACGGTCGCATCGTCGAACACGGGTCGACAACCGAGGTGTTCGAGCGGCCCCGAAGCGGTTTCGCAGCCGACCTCGCCGGCCTCGTGGTGGTGCGAAGTGACGGCGAGACGCGTGCGGTCAGGCCGTCAGCGGTGACGCTCTGGTTGGCCGAACCGGTGCCGGACGCCCATCGAACAGTTCTGATGGGCCACATTCGAGATGTCGAACCGCGCGGTGATGTCGTGCGCGTGCACTCCGATGTCGTGGCCGCCGACCTTCACCCGAGGTGCGCTGCAGAACTCGACCTTGTTCCCGGTCAGCGGGCATGGTTCAGTTACGTGACCGACGATGCCCAGGCGTACCCGAGCCCCGGCGGGTGA
- a CDS encoding ABC transporter permease: protein MPRFAPSARHSPPGWAGASGGVPRWVIAVAVAGAAFVLLPLVAIVARVDWVQFIPLVSSPASLDALWLSLRTSLAATILCIVFGVPLALVLARTRFTGQRVLRALVLLPLVLPPVVGGIALLYTFGRRGLLGGAFEVLGIQIAFSSTAVVLAQTFVALPFLVLSLEGALRTVGTRYEAVAATLGARPTGVLWRVTLPLVAPAVISGAVLSFARALGEFGATLTFAGSLQGVTRTLPLEIYLQRETDPGAAVALSLVLVIIALLVVLLSHQIAIRSRFRLEGAP from the coding sequence CTGCCTCGATTCGCCCCTTCTGCCCGACATTCACCTCCAGGGTGGGCCGGCGCCTCGGGCGGAGTTCCGCGCTGGGTGATCGCAGTGGCGGTTGCGGGTGCCGCGTTCGTGCTGCTACCCCTCGTCGCGATCGTCGCCCGCGTCGACTGGGTGCAATTCATTCCGCTGGTGTCGTCGCCTGCGTCGCTCGACGCCCTGTGGCTGAGCCTTCGCACCTCGCTGGCCGCGACCATCCTGTGCATCGTCTTCGGGGTGCCCCTCGCCCTGGTGCTCGCCCGAACCCGCTTCACCGGCCAGAGAGTGCTCCGCGCGCTCGTGCTGCTTCCGCTCGTCCTGCCGCCGGTGGTCGGCGGAATCGCGCTGCTCTACACCTTCGGGCGGCGGGGGCTTCTCGGCGGCGCGTTCGAGGTGCTTGGCATCCAGATCGCCTTCTCCTCGACGGCCGTCGTACTCGCCCAGACCTTCGTCGCGCTGCCGTTCCTGGTGCTCAGTCTCGAGGGCGCGCTGCGCACGGTCGGTACCCGCTACGAAGCCGTCGCTGCAACGCTCGGTGCTCGCCCCACCGGCGTGCTCTGGCGGGTGACGCTGCCCCTGGTGGCCCCCGCCGTCATCTCGGGTGCCGTGCTGTCGTTTGCCAGGGCACTGGGCGAGTTCGGCGCTACACTCACCTTCGCCGGCAGCCTGCAGGGTGTCACTCGCACGCTGCCTCTCGAGATCTACCTGCAGCGCGAGACCGACCCGGGCGCTGCCGTCGCGCTCTCGCTCGTTTTGGTGATCATCGCTCTGCTCGTCGTTCTGCTCTCCCACCAGATCGCGATTCGCTCGCGATTCAGGCTCGAGGGCGCGCCGTGA
- the modA gene encoding molybdate ABC transporter substrate-binding protein, protein MLSGAVACTYTSTPVGTAAVGTASATASPMPTPKGTIVVFAAASLKPTFTALATKFEAANPGTTVTLNFAGSADLVTQITAGAPADVFASADAKNMKKLTDASEITGSPLNFATNTLEIAVPLDNPAHVSAFADLGKASVRTVICAPQVPCGAATATIETATGVTIPAVSEESSVADVLGKVASGEADAGLVYVTDVKASGSTVVGVPFAESSQAVNTYPIGIVATTQNHTLSEAFVAYVTGSVGQGVLQSAGFGAAP, encoded by the coding sequence ATGCTCAGCGGCGCGGTCGCCTGCACCTACACGTCGACTCCCGTCGGCACAGCCGCCGTCGGCACAGCTTCGGCTACAGCGAGCCCGATGCCGACCCCGAAGGGCACGATCGTCGTCTTCGCCGCCGCCTCGCTGAAGCCGACCTTCACGGCGCTGGCCACCAAGTTCGAAGCCGCGAACCCCGGCACCACAGTCACGCTCAACTTCGCCGGGTCAGCGGACCTCGTCACACAGATCACGGCAGGCGCACCAGCTGACGTCTTCGCGTCTGCCGACGCCAAGAACATGAAGAAGCTCACCGACGCCTCAGAGATCACGGGCTCGCCGCTGAATTTCGCCACCAACACTCTCGAGATCGCCGTGCCGCTCGACAATCCGGCCCATGTATCAGCTTTCGCCGACCTCGGCAAAGCGAGTGTGAGAACCGTCATCTGTGCACCCCAGGTTCCCTGTGGCGCGGCCACAGCAACCATTGAGACGGCAACCGGCGTGACCATCCCCGCTGTGAGCGAGGAGTCGTCGGTGGCCGATGTGCTCGGCAAGGTCGCTTCGGGGGAAGCCGATGCCGGGCTGGTCTACGTCACCGACGTCAAGGCTTCAGGTTCCACCGTGGTCGGCGTTCCGTTCGCCGAGTCGTCGCAGGCGGTGAACACGTACCCGATCGGTATCGTGGCGACGACGCAGAACCACACCCTGTCGGAGGCCTTCGTCGCCTATGTGACCGGCTCCGTGGGCCAGGGTGTTCTCCAGTCGGCGGGTTTCGGTGCGGCACCCTAG
- a CDS encoding TOBE domain-containing protein, producing MPQIRIKDAALYVGVSDDTVRRWIDSALLSSSKDDSGKTVVDGFELAQLVKKNAVAVADPSGVGRSARNSFVGLVTAITMDTVMAQVEVQCGPHRVVSLMSSEAVRELGLELGSVAVAVVKATTVIIETPTGKM from the coding sequence ATGCCGCAGATCAGGATCAAGGACGCCGCGCTCTACGTGGGAGTCAGCGACGACACCGTGCGTCGCTGGATCGACAGCGCACTGCTGTCGAGCAGCAAGGACGACTCGGGCAAGACGGTGGTCGATGGCTTCGAACTCGCCCAGCTGGTCAAGAAGAATGCTGTCGCGGTGGCCGATCCCTCCGGCGTCGGGAGGTCCGCCCGGAACTCGTTCGTCGGACTCGTCACCGCGATCACCATGGACACCGTCATGGCCCAGGTCGAGGTGCAGTGTGGGCCGCACCGCGTGGTCTCACTCATGTCGAGTGAGGCTGTTCGCGAGCTGGGACTCGAGCTGGGGTCCGTTGCGGTTGCCGTCGTGAAAGCCACGACGGTCATCATTGAGACCCCGACGGGAAAGATGTGA
- a CDS encoding DEAD/DEAH box helicase: MTDAQLDSRLSLINYLPDVVADGGTPAQADPDDLFERFSEYTLSRGLALYPAQEEAIIEIVSGANLILSTPTGTGKSLVAVAAHFAALADGRRTFYTAPIKALVSEKFFALVEIFGPTNVGMVTGDSSVNPDAPIICCTAEILANIALRHGADSPVDQVVMDEFHFYSDPERGWAWQVPLLTLPNVQFILMSATLGDVTWLSKDLTARTNRETAVVTGVERPVPLNYYYATTPAHETVEDLLQTGQSPVYIVHFSQLAALERAQALSSIKIVSREQRDAIAEAIGDFRFTTNFGRTLSRLIRAGIGVHHAGMLPKYRRLVEQLAQQGQLRVICGTDTLGVGINVPIRTVLLTALTKFDGTRMRQLTAREFHQIAGRAGRAGYDTAGTVVAQAPEHETENARLVAKAGDDPKKLKKVVKKRAPEGFVSWGEPSFNRLIAAEPETLTSSMQITHAMLLNVIGRGGDAFTNVRRLLEDNHEPRHRQLELERQALAIYRTLRTAGIVEQLPPDADGRVIIRLTVDLQPNFALNQPLSPLALAVFDLLGPESPTYALDMISVLEATLDDPRPVLSAQQFQAKGEAVAAMKAEGIEYDQRMELLEQITHPKPLEELLAAAFETYKASQPWVGDFELSPKTVVRDMYERAMTFNDYIGYYKLNRSEGLVLRYFSDAFRAARATIPDEAKTEDLLDLIEWLGELVRQVDSSLLDEWEELTNPADIQGEADEVASHGRGVTAVLPPAPRSVVSNARAFRILVRNELFRRVQLAALDKVDDLGELDSPGGFSRDRWADALDGYYGEYDSIGTAGNARSASMLVISEGASVWRVRQTFDDPEGDHDWGIDAEVDLAESAEQGVAVIRVTGVNRL; the protein is encoded by the coding sequence ATGACGGATGCCCAGCTCGACTCGCGCCTGTCGCTGATCAACTACCTGCCCGACGTCGTCGCCGACGGTGGCACTCCTGCACAGGCCGACCCCGACGACCTCTTCGAGCGCTTCAGCGAGTACACCCTCTCGCGCGGCCTCGCGCTGTACCCGGCGCAGGAGGAGGCGATCATCGAGATCGTCTCCGGTGCGAACCTCATCCTCAGCACGCCGACAGGCACCGGCAAGTCGTTGGTGGCCGTGGCCGCGCACTTCGCGGCGCTCGCCGATGGTCGCCGCACCTTCTATACGGCGCCGATCAAGGCGCTCGTCTCCGAGAAGTTCTTCGCTCTGGTCGAAATCTTCGGCCCGACGAACGTCGGCATGGTCACCGGCGACTCGAGCGTCAATCCTGACGCACCGATCATCTGCTGCACGGCTGAGATCCTCGCCAACATCGCGCTGCGGCACGGCGCGGATTCCCCGGTCGACCAGGTCGTGATGGACGAGTTCCACTTCTACTCCGACCCCGAGCGCGGCTGGGCCTGGCAGGTTCCCCTCCTGACACTCCCGAACGTGCAGTTCATCCTGATGTCGGCCACCCTCGGCGACGTGACCTGGTTGTCGAAAGACCTGACCGCGCGCACCAACCGCGAAACGGCGGTGGTCACCGGTGTTGAACGGCCCGTGCCGCTGAACTACTACTACGCAACAACACCGGCCCACGAAACGGTCGAAGACCTGCTTCAGACCGGCCAGTCCCCGGTGTACATCGTGCACTTCTCACAACTGGCGGCACTCGAACGGGCGCAGGCGCTGTCGAGCATCAAGATCGTGAGCCGAGAGCAGCGGGATGCGATCGCCGAGGCGATCGGCGACTTCCGTTTCACGACGAACTTCGGTCGCACACTCTCGCGACTGATTCGCGCAGGCATCGGCGTGCACCACGCCGGCATGCTGCCGAAGTACCGCCGGCTCGTCGAGCAGCTCGCCCAGCAGGGCCAGCTGCGGGTCATCTGCGGCACCGACACGCTGGGTGTGGGCATCAACGTGCCCATCCGTACCGTTCTGCTCACCGCACTCACGAAGTTCGACGGCACGCGCATGCGCCAGCTCACTGCGCGCGAATTCCACCAGATTGCGGGTCGCGCCGGTCGCGCCGGGTACGACACCGCCGGCACCGTCGTGGCGCAGGCACCAGAGCACGAGACCGAGAACGCGCGGCTCGTCGCCAAGGCAGGCGACGACCCGAAGAAGCTCAAGAAGGTCGTGAAGAAGCGCGCGCCGGAGGGCTTCGTGTCGTGGGGCGAGCCGAGCTTCAACCGGCTCATCGCGGCGGAACCCGAGACGCTCACTTCGAGCATGCAGATCACCCACGCGATGCTCCTGAACGTGATCGGGCGCGGGGGAGACGCCTTCACGAACGTGCGAAGGCTGCTCGAAGACAACCACGAGCCGCGACACCGCCAGCTCGAACTCGAGCGTCAGGCACTGGCGATCTACCGAACGCTACGCACAGCGGGGATCGTGGAGCAACTGCCTCCCGACGCCGATGGCCGGGTGATCATCCGTCTCACCGTCGACCTGCAGCCGAACTTCGCACTCAACCAACCCCTGTCGCCGTTGGCGCTCGCGGTGTTCGACCTGCTCGGCCCGGAGTCGCCGACGTATGCGCTCGACATGATCTCGGTGCTCGAGGCGACACTCGACGACCCTCGGCCAGTGCTCTCTGCGCAGCAGTTCCAGGCCAAGGGCGAGGCGGTCGCGGCGATGAAGGCCGAGGGCATCGAATACGACCAGCGCATGGAGCTGCTCGAACAGATCACGCACCCGAAGCCTCTCGAAGAGCTGCTGGCTGCCGCCTTCGAGACGTACAAAGCCTCGCAGCCGTGGGTCGGCGACTTCGAACTCAGCCCGAAGACCGTGGTGCGCGACATGTACGAGCGCGCGATGACCTTCAACGACTACATCGGGTACTACAAGCTGAACCGCTCGGAGGGGCTGGTGCTCCGGTACTTCTCCGACGCGTTCCGGGCGGCGCGGGCGACGATCCCCGACGAGGCGAAGACCGAAGACCTGCTCGACCTCATCGAGTGGCTGGGCGAACTCGTGCGGCAGGTCGACTCGAGCCTGCTCGACGAGTGGGAGGAACTGACGAACCCCGCCGACATCCAGGGCGAGGCCGACGAGGTCGCGTCTCACGGTCGCGGGGTCACCGCTGTGCTGCCGCCGGCACCCCGCAGCGTCGTGTCGAACGCGCGGGCCTTTCGGATCCTGGTGCGAAACGAGCTGTTCCGCCGGGTGCAGCTGGCTGCGCTTGACAAAGTCGACGACCTGGGTGAACTCGACAGCCCCGGCGGCTTCAGCCGCGACCGTTGGGCGGACGCCCTGGACGGCTACTACGGCGAATACGACTCGATCGGCACGGCCGGCAACGCCCGAAGTGCTTCGATGCTGGTCATCAGCGAGGGCGCGTCCGTCTGGCGTGTGCGGCAGACCTTCGATGACCCCGAGGGCGACCATGACTGGGGCATCGACGCCGAGGTCGACCTGGCGGAATCGGCAGAGCAGGGTGTGGCGGTCATCCGGGTGACAGGCGTCAATCGCCTCTGA
- a CDS encoding YlcI/YnfO family protein has protein sequence MNSKMTPDEEFEFYAKPENQVPTGPAVRRRKRLSEPVPVRFPDDLLQRVREKAEADDRSVSSWIRRAVEHELDRNAS, from the coding sequence ATGAATTCGAAGATGACGCCCGACGAAGAGTTCGAGTTCTACGCCAAACCCGAGAACCAGGTGCCGACTGGCCCAGCGGTTCGTCGCCGTAAGCGGTTGAGTGAGCCTGTGCCGGTGCGATTTCCAGACGATTTGCTGCAGAGGGTTCGAGAGAAGGCAGAGGCAGACGATCGGTCGGTTTCGAGTTGGATCCGGCGAGCAGTGGAGCATGAGCTCGACAGGAACGCGAGCTGA